The following proteins are co-located in the Deltaproteobacteria bacterium genome:
- the deoC gene encoding deoxyribose-phosphate aldolase has product MQTVDQIGIEERAASLAKRSIKKQTKVEGILLAISMIDLTTLEGKDSAGKVQAMCQKAIRPLDSANLQSQCQGPALPGREANSKSLRSQMIPSVAAVCVYPSMIPIAKKALKGTQIKIASVATGFPSGLTPLSIKIEETKKAVAMGADEIDMVLSRGNFLSGEYEKVSDEISLVKEACGDSHLKVILETGELETYDNVRKASFLAMNAGANFIKTSTGKAAVNATLPVTLVMLEAIRDYWYQTGRMIGMKPAGGIRTSKQALQYLVMVKETLGDAWLSNEWFRFGASTLTNDLLMQLAKEATGNYQSLDYFTND; this is encoded by the coding sequence ATGCAAACGGTTGACCAAATTGGTATTGAAGAGCGAGCCGCTTCTCTTGCCAAACGTTCCATCAAAAAACAGACCAAAGTAGAAGGCATCCTGCTTGCGATCAGCATGATTGATCTCACCACACTGGAAGGAAAAGATTCCGCCGGAAAAGTGCAAGCGATGTGTCAAAAGGCGATCCGACCGTTAGACTCCGCAAATTTGCAGAGTCAATGTCAAGGCCCGGCTTTGCCGGGCCGCGAAGCAAACTCGAAGAGTTTGCGGAGTCAAATGATACCCAGTGTTGCGGCGGTTTGTGTTTATCCCAGTATGATTCCTATTGCGAAAAAAGCTCTGAAGGGAACGCAAATTAAAATCGCTTCGGTGGCAACCGGTTTTCCAAGCGGGCTGACTCCCCTTTCAATTAAAATTGAAGAAACAAAAAAAGCGGTGGCCATGGGGGCGGATGAAATCGACATGGTACTTTCCCGTGGAAATTTTTTGTCAGGCGAATATGAAAAAGTTTCCGATGAAATCAGTCTTGTCAAAGAAGCGTGCGGCGACTCTCATCTCAAAGTGATTTTGGAAACAGGAGAATTGGAAACCTATGACAATGTACGCAAAGCCAGTTTTTTGGCGATGAACGCGGGAGCCAATTTTATCAAGACCTCCACGGGCAAAGCGGCCGTGAACGCGACACTCCCCGTCACATTGGTGATGTTGGAAGCAATTCGCGACTACTGGTATCAAACAGGCCGGATGATAGGCATGAAACCGGCCGGAGGTATTCGCACCTCGAAACAAGCACTCCAATATCTGGTGATGGTGAAAGAAACACTGGGAGATGCGTGGCTTTCCAACGAATGGTTTCGCTTCGGCGCCAGCACATTGACAAACGATTTGCTGATGCAATTGGCAAAAGAAGCAACGGGAAATTATCAATCGCTGGATTATTTTACGAATGATTAA
- the ruvX gene encoding Holliday junction resolvase RuvX, whose translation MQRILCLDVGTKRIGVAISDPFGKTAQGITTLIRTTFPKDCAQILKIFQEYDVEKILIGLPTDLEDAEGPQAKKVRFFEEGLEKFLKENHLDIQIQFWDESFSSREAESILLEGDLSRKKRRKVIDKLAAALILQDYLNSYEGTSKNL comes from the coding sequence ATGCAACGCATTCTCTGTCTTGATGTGGGGACAAAACGGATTGGAGTGGCCATCAGTGATCCGTTTGGCAAAACTGCTCAGGGCATCACGACACTAATACGCACCACCTTCCCAAAAGATTGCGCTCAAATTTTGAAAATCTTTCAGGAATATGATGTCGAAAAAATTCTCATCGGTTTACCCACTGATTTGGAAGATGCCGAAGGTCCGCAAGCCAAAAAAGTTCGCTTCTTTGAAGAGGGACTTGAAAAATTTCTAAAAGAAAACCACCTTGATATTCAAATTCAATTTTGGGATGAAAGTTTTTCGTCAAGAGAGGCGGAATCGATTCTTTTGGAAGGAGATTTAAGCCGAAAAAAAAGGCGCAAAGTGATCGACAAACTTGCCGCCGCACTGATTTTGCAGGACTATCTAAATTCTTATGAGGGCACCTCTAAAAACCTATGA
- a CDS encoding ATP-binding protein — MFSRIVNPSKTNSFFLFGARGTGKSTYLSANFSDEDTLFIDLLNLEKEALLLRHPNFLIEQIRAKGPDLKRVVIDEIQKLPKLLDVVHQQIEETKRAKRPLQFVLTGSSARKLKRGAANLLAGRAFLYELFPLTHRELGNPFDLKDVLQYGSLPGIYSYDNASDKRAYLETYGRTYLKEEIWNEQIVRKLEPFAHFLEVAAQCNGKILNYSKIGRDIGTDAKTVQSYYQILEDTLVGVILQPYHRSVRKRETKAPKFYLFDTGVKRALEGTLTVELLPQTYAFGEAFEHFIILELMRLNSYYQLGFRLYYFRTHEDAEVDLVMERPGKSPILIEIKSADFVDAGELRSLERIAHDFGDCECVCLCRGTEERKVKNVLILPWKEGLERLCL; from the coding sequence ATGTTCTCCAGAATAGTTAATCCATCAAAAACAAACAGCTTTTTTTTATTTGGTGCGCGAGGAACTGGAAAATCAACTTATCTGTCTGCCAATTTTTCAGACGAAGACACGCTGTTCATTGACTTGCTCAATCTGGAAAAGGAGGCTCTGCTCCTGAGGCATCCAAATTTTTTGATCGAACAGATTAGGGCAAAGGGTCCGGATTTGAAACGAGTCGTCATAGACGAAATACAAAAACTGCCCAAGCTTCTTGATGTTGTCCATCAACAAATTGAAGAAACAAAACGTGCTAAGCGTCCGTTGCAATTTGTTTTGACGGGGTCCAGTGCCCGCAAGCTAAAACGCGGAGCCGCAAATCTTCTGGCAGGAAGGGCATTCCTTTATGAACTTTTTCCCCTGACCCATCGTGAATTGGGGAATCCTTTTGATCTCAAGGATGTACTGCAATATGGCTCATTGCCCGGGATTTATTCCTACGACAATGCGTCGGACAAGCGGGCTTATCTTGAAACCTATGGAAGAACCTATCTGAAAGAAGAAATCTGGAATGAACAAATTGTGAGAAAGCTTGAACCCTTCGCCCATTTTTTGGAAGTGGCCGCTCAATGCAACGGAAAGATTCTCAACTATTCAAAAATAGGGCGTGATATCGGCACGGATGCAAAAACGGTCCAATCTTATTATCAGATACTTGAAGATACCTTGGTTGGGGTGATTCTCCAGCCTTACCATCGTTCTGTCAGAAAACGTGAAACAAAAGCGCCCAAATTTTATCTTTTTGACACAGGAGTGAAACGGGCGTTGGAGGGTACGCTTACCGTTGAACTTTTGCCGCAGACTTACGCGTTTGGCGAAGCCTTTGAACACTTCATTATTCTGGAGCTGATGCGATTGAATTCGTATTATCAATTGGGTTTTCGTTTGTATTATTTCAGGACGCATGAAGATGCGGAGGTTGATCTGGTTATGGAACGGCCGGGAAAATCTCCGATTCTCATCGAGATCAAGTCTGCCGATTTTGTCGATGCGGGCGAATTGCGGTCTCTTGAACGCATTGCGCATGATTTTGGCGATTGCGAGTGCGTTTGTCTTTGCCGTGGTACCGAAGAAAGAAAAGTGAAAAATGTTTTGATCCTGCCATGGAAAGAGGGTCTGGAACGCCTCTGTCTTTAG
- a CDS encoding DUF2281 domain-containing protein: MATAKSLGRIIQELPEELRNEVEDFAYYLWERRVSNGKQLKEFDFDRLIGMGLLAPLNPNPQFKNEDKLWE, translated from the coding sequence ATGGCTACTGCAAAATCACTGGGAAGAATCATTCAGGAATTGCCGGAAGAGCTTCGCAATGAGGTGGAGGATTTTGCCTATTATCTCTGGGAGAGACGCGTTTCCAATGGCAAACAGCTCAAGGAGTTTGATTTCGATCGTTTGATCGGAATGGGACTGCTGGCACCGCTGAATCCGAATCCACAATTTAAAAATGAAGATAAACTTTGGGAATAA
- a CDS encoding JDVT-CTERM domain-containing protein, protein MKKWIITCTCLIFLMGVFFPKILFSFPSLGAVGADHSDGGGATKSGSCSDGSFVDKINVSRTSYTLPPPDSFHCQGNGISEDIALLASGGISWIKCPENYVATGWKIGEDGGITGIILVCTRFSGDILYDDNTKEDGIYAVIPSDDQAQAKFLRGEIPSTFRTCPTQEALTQISVGYDISHQGNYLTRISGECHPFPGGASQPVTPPQKIKLTLKNEFEEGDCIQSDAHTSDPCRTECPEGMIIKGLNVRSGSLVDNIGVICVNINNPSLVDYGPTKCGGEGGATYTALCHDGEYVKGFKVRVGEVWEGIQLKCAKINYYAQTLQDVFSGENYFQDLEYGVNMPSREDHNYPDPPATSYWPLCSNGTSFPVRLDVWHNRFCWKSRGLIYDTTVCYDDIVRGAKTYCKEAFIGEETQTAIDLSGFFHRNDEVQQVEFIGTAMADFQDNSETPSEDTSENSATPSARECTGQCSEVIACPSGQIMNFCCNCDDLETAPPNNGGGNDRGNVGPVGHSNQPDPSAGPNTDSAPKSNFSKGGGGCSLNNNASFDPSLAVLFPISLFLLILRRRRLVYL, encoded by the coding sequence ATGAAAAAATGGATTATAACTTGTACCTGCCTGATTTTTTTGATGGGAGTTTTCTTCCCTAAAATTCTTTTTTCCTTTCCTTCTTTGGGGGCTGTTGGGGCAGACCATAGTGACGGGGGTGGTGCTACAAAAAGTGGTTCGTGTTCTGACGGTTCTTTCGTTGATAAAATCAACGTGTCACGGACTTCCTATACTTTGCCGCCCCCTGATAGCTTTCATTGTCAAGGCAATGGAATTTCAGAGGATATTGCATTGTTAGCCAGTGGGGGTATCAGTTGGATCAAGTGTCCCGAAAATTATGTGGCGACCGGTTGGAAAATTGGCGAGGATGGAGGGATAACCGGTATTATTCTCGTTTGCACGCGGTTCTCCGGAGATATTTTGTATGATGATAACACAAAAGAAGATGGCATTTACGCCGTTATTCCATCGGATGATCAGGCTCAGGCAAAATTTCTTAGGGGTGAAATTCCATCCACATTCCGTACTTGCCCTACACAGGAAGCGTTGACCCAAATAAGTGTTGGGTATGACATCTCTCATCAAGGGAATTATTTGACACGTATTTCCGGCGAATGTCATCCTTTTCCCGGTGGTGCATCGCAACCTGTTACTCCGCCCCAAAAAATTAAGTTAACACTCAAGAACGAATTCGAAGAAGGAGATTGTATTCAGTCCGACGCTCACACCTCTGACCCCTGCAGAACCGAGTGTCCTGAGGGTATGATCATAAAGGGATTGAATGTTCGATCAGGGAGTTTGGTTGATAATATCGGTGTTATTTGTGTCAACATAAACAATCCATCTCTTGTTGATTATGGACCGACAAAATGTGGCGGAGAAGGAGGCGCGACCTACACGGCGCTGTGTCACGATGGGGAATATGTAAAAGGTTTTAAAGTACGAGTGGGAGAAGTGTGGGAAGGCATCCAGTTGAAGTGCGCAAAAATCAATTATTATGCCCAGACTCTTCAGGATGTTTTTTCCGGTGAGAATTATTTTCAGGATTTGGAATATGGCGTCAATATGCCTAGTCGCGAGGATCACAATTATCCCGATCCGCCGGCCACCAGTTATTGGCCACTTTGTAGTAATGGGACGTCTTTTCCGGTTCGCTTAGATGTTTGGCATAATAGATTTTGTTGGAAATCAAGAGGACTGATCTACGATACCACGGTTTGCTACGATGACATCGTCAGAGGCGCCAAGACATATTGCAAAGAAGCATTTATTGGAGAGGAAACTCAAACCGCGATTGATCTCTCAGGATTTTTCCATCGGAACGATGAAGTCCAACAGGTTGAATTTATCGGGACTGCTATGGCAGATTTCCAAGATAATTCCGAAACACCATCGGAGGATACGTCAGAGAATTCGGCAACGCCTTCTGCGAGAGAATGCACAGGGCAATGTAGTGAAGTTATCGCCTGTCCTTCAGGCCAGATCATGAATTTTTGTTGTAATTGCGATGATCTCGAAACAGCCCCTCCCAATAATGGTGGTGGCAATGACAGAGGCAATGTTGGACCGGTGGGTCATTCCAACCAACCTGATCCTTCCGCAGGTCCCAATACCGATTCAGCTCCGAAAAGTAATTTTTCCAAAGGTGGAGGCGGGTGTTCGTTAAATAACAACGCTTCTTTTGATCCTTCTCTTGCGGTACTTTTCCCAATCTCTTTATTTTTGCTGATTCTCCGGCGCCGTAGGCTGGTCTATTTATAG
- a CDS encoding transglycosylase SLT domain-containing protein — protein MPQNQRKSNVDSWLKKATTRQRKALETASKYFDKGDSLTVNTLEAIYGQESGFGSNRRSRGIKGAAGDMQFEKATAIRVGLKVSKKNDERFDIAKAARATARYLKQLDASFSKETSLGPNIKTISIQDADERKKFVLASINGGEGRIAQAQKQTFTAGRNPAKWDDVKEYLKIAGATVSKVKEIGEYVTALGRYEEEFSRKSPADKTWKDRPSPLETGSELDGGHWITKDGKHIYIEN, from the coding sequence ATGCCTCAGAATCAAAGAAAATCAAATGTTGATTCGTGGTTGAAAAAAGCGACAACACGCCAAAGAAAGGCTTTGGAAACCGCCTCAAAGTATTTTGATAAAGGGGATTCTTTGACCGTCAACACTCTAGAGGCCATTTACGGACAGGAAAGCGGTTTTGGTTCCAACAGGAGAAGTCGCGGCATCAAGGGTGCCGCGGGAGACATGCAATTCGAAAAAGCTACGGCAATAAGGGTGGGACTTAAAGTTTCCAAAAAGAATGATGAAAGATTCGATATTGCCAAAGCCGCAAGGGCAACGGCTAGATATTTAAAACAATTGGATGCTTCATTTAGTAAAGAAACGAGTTTGGGACCAAATATCAAAACAATTTCCATCCAAGATGCTGATGAAAGGAAAAAATTTGTCCTTGCTTCTATTAACGGTGGCGAAGGAAGGATTGCCCAAGCACAGAAACAGACATTTACGGCGGGAAGAAATCCGGCAAAATGGGATGATGTGAAGGAATATCTTAAAATAGCGGGAGCAACTGTCAGCAAGGTGAAAGAAATCGGGGAGTACGTAACGGCCCTTGGCCGATATGAAGAAGAATTTTCCAGAAAATCACCGGCAGACAAAACATGGAAAGATCGTCCCTCTCCTCTGGAAACTGGTTCGGAATTGGACGGAGGACATTGGATCACCAAAGATGGAAAACACATTTATATCGAAAACTGA
- a CDS encoding aldehyde dehydrogenase family protein codes for MTAPEKKVTRLEVVEPKSLQFGKKWDYAPSPESTDPVKIKLRYELFIGGKFTVPKSGNYFKTINPATEEVLSEVAEANEADVDIAVKAARVAYEKYWSKLAPAERAKYIFRIARQLQEKAREFAILETMDNGKPIKETRDFDVPTAAAHLFYHAGWADKLEYAFPGRKTRPLGVCGLIVPWNFPLLIAIWKIAPALATGNTVVIKPSKTTSLSLLHLAKIIEEADLPPGVVNVVTGTGKTGDMIVRHQDIQKISFTGSTAVGKGIIKATAGTGKRLTMELGGKSANIIFEDAAIDQAIEGIIQGIYFNQGHVCCAGSRLFVQEGIRDLVIRKLKDRIQSLRLGNPLDKNTDIGAIISGEQLETIRELVKSGVDEGCEIYQAPCELPKKGFWFAPTFFTGVAQSNRIAREEIFGPVLSILTFRTPEEAVEKANNTAYGLAGAVWTDKGSKIFKISSKLKSGVVWGNTYNKFDPASPFGGYKESGFGREGGLHGLLPYVELE; via the coding sequence ATGACAGCACCTGAAAAAAAAGTGACCCGTTTGGAAGTGGTTGAACCAAAAAGTTTGCAATTTGGAAAAAAGTGGGACTATGCCCCCTCTCCCGAATCAACCGATCCCGTTAAAATCAAATTGCGTTACGAACTTTTCATCGGTGGAAAATTTACAGTTCCGAAATCTGGAAATTATTTTAAGACCATCAATCCCGCGACAGAAGAGGTTTTATCAGAGGTTGCCGAAGCCAATGAGGCGGATGTTGATATCGCCGTCAAAGCGGCACGCGTAGCCTATGAAAAATATTGGTCCAAACTTGCTCCCGCTGAACGAGCCAAATATATTTTCAGAATCGCCCGACAGCTTCAAGAAAAAGCGCGCGAATTTGCCATTCTGGAAACGATGGACAACGGCAAACCGATCAAAGAAACCAGAGACTTTGATGTCCCCACTGCGGCGGCGCATCTTTTCTATCACGCAGGCTGGGCAGACAAACTGGAATATGCTTTTCCCGGACGCAAAACACGCCCTCTCGGCGTTTGCGGTCTTATTGTCCCGTGGAATTTTCCGCTCCTGATCGCCATATGGAAAATCGCCCCTGCCTTGGCCACCGGCAACACCGTCGTCATCAAGCCATCCAAGACAACGTCCCTTTCGCTCTTGCACTTGGCCAAAATTATTGAAGAAGCCGATCTCCCGCCGGGGGTTGTCAATGTCGTCACCGGCACGGGCAAAACCGGAGACATGATCGTGCGTCATCAGGACATTCAAAAAATTTCTTTCACCGGTTCTACCGCCGTTGGAAAGGGTATTATCAAGGCAACTGCAGGAACCGGAAAAAGACTGACCATGGAACTCGGAGGTAAATCGGCCAACATCATTTTTGAAGACGCCGCCATCGATCAAGCCATTGAGGGAATTATTCAGGGAATTTATTTCAATCAGGGTCATGTTTGCTGTGCCGGTTCGAGGCTTTTCGTTCAGGAAGGAATTCGTGATTTGGTTATTCGCAAACTGAAAGACCGGATTCAAAGCCTGCGATTGGGGAATCCGCTCGATAAAAACACGGATATTGGCGCCATCATCTCGGGAGAACAGCTGGAGACTATCCGGGAACTCGTAAAATCGGGAGTAGATGAAGGCTGTGAAATTTATCAGGCCCCTTGCGAACTGCCGAAAAAAGGTTTCTGGTTTGCCCCAACGTTCTTTACCGGTGTCGCGCAATCGAACCGGATCGCGAGGGAAGAAATTTTTGGCCCCGTCTTATCAATCCTCACCTTTCGCACGCCGGAAGAGGCTGTTGAAAAAGCCAACAACACAGCTTATGGGTTGGCAGGCGCCGTCTGGACAGACAAGGGTTCCAAAATTTTCAAAATTTCATCAAAGCTAAAGTCTGGTGTTGTCTGGGGAAACACCTACAATAAATTTGATCCCGCATCGCCCTTTGGCGGTTACAAAGAATCCGGCTTCGGGCGCGAAGGAGGATTACACGGCCTTTTGCCGTATGTGGAGTTGGAATAG
- a CDS encoding type II toxin-antitoxin system VapC family toxin, with translation MQAETSAVARLKFPALNLGDCFAYALAKEESCPVLTLDEDFVKSDIEVLFPEK, from the coding sequence TTGCAAGCCGAGACAAGCGCAGTTGCCCGTTTGAAATTTCCCGCCCTGAATTTGGGCGATTGTTTCGCCTACGCACTGGCCAAAGAGGAGTCCTGCCCCGTTTTAACTCTCGATGAGGATTTTGTAAAATCCGATATCGAAGTGCTATTTCCGGAAAAATAA
- a CDS encoding type II toxin-antitoxin system VapC family toxin, translating to MVVDTSVLLAIFFKEKHALWAKTQLKNYQGKLRMSTVNLAEVLILIQDRQP from the coding sequence ATGGTCGTTGACACCTCTGTTTTACTTGCCATTTTTTTCAAGGAAAAGCATGCCCTCTGGGCCAAAACTCAGCTGAAAAATTATCAGGGAAAGTTGCGGATGAGCACGGTAAATTTGGCGGAAGTTTTAATTTTGATTCAGGATCGTCAGCCATAG
- the mltG gene encoding endolytic transglycosylase MltG: MIKRIFKVCIFLLLPLLAALSLVFVYLHHPVQPREAVMVVEKGMAFRTVTSHLAKRGIIEYPWLFFLYAHLRGETKGIKAGEYLFSQPINPLDVLQRLVHGRVNAYKVQIIEGWTLHQIANYLAGLPFIKNPDFKKEFLDLTENKEFIQSLEINSPTLEGYLFPNTYYLYADTPPADYLRNFVKEFKKNYQLATGTLKTIPVYSQNQIMTLASLIEKEAGVEGERPLVASVFYNRLAKGMPLQSDPTVIYGIKNFDGDIKKVDIANPHPYNTYVHAGFPPGPICNPGLASIKAALQPAQTNYIYFVSKGNGTHQFSETIQEHEEGVKRLLLKDLM; encoded by the coding sequence ATGATTAAAAGAATATTCAAAGTCTGCATTTTTCTTCTGCTGCCCCTGCTTGCCGCCCTGTCCCTCGTTTTTGTTTATCTCCATCACCCTGTTCAACCCCGTGAAGCCGTGATGGTCGTTGAAAAAGGCATGGCGTTTCGGACAGTGACAAGCCATCTGGCAAAGCGGGGAATTATCGAATACCCGTGGCTTTTCTTTTTGTATGCCCATCTGCGCGGCGAAACAAAAGGAATCAAAGCGGGAGAATATCTTTTCAGCCAGCCTATCAATCCCCTTGATGTGCTTCAACGCCTCGTGCACGGGCGCGTCAATGCTTACAAGGTGCAAATTATTGAAGGATGGACGCTTCATCAAATTGCCAATTATCTTGCGGGTCTCCCGTTCATAAAAAATCCCGATTTTAAAAAAGAGTTTTTAGATCTCACAGAAAACAAGGAATTTATTCAATCGCTTGAAATAAATAGCCCAACGTTGGAGGGTTATCTTTTTCCGAACACCTATTATCTTTATGCCGATACTCCCCCCGCCGATTATCTCCGAAATTTTGTCAAAGAATTTAAAAAGAATTATCAACTTGCAACGGGCACTCTCAAAACAATCCCCGTCTATTCCCAAAATCAGATTATGACACTCGCTTCGTTGATCGAAAAAGAGGCGGGCGTTGAAGGGGAACGTCCTCTTGTGGCTTCTGTTTTTTATAATCGCCTCGCAAAGGGAATGCCTCTGCAAAGTGATCCCACCGTTATTTATGGAATCAAAAATTTTGACGGCGACATTAAGAAAGTGGATATTGCCAACCCGCATCCTTATAATACGTACGTCCATGCGGGATTTCCACCCGGCCCCATCTGCAATCCCGGATTGGCTTCGATCAAAGCGGCTTTGCAACCGGCGCAAACAAATTATATTTATTTTGTTTCGAAAGGAAATGGAACGCACCAATTTTCAGAAACGATTCAGGAACATGAAGAGGGAGTCAAAAGACTTCTACTAAAAGACCTAATGTAG